In Streptomyces nodosus, one DNA window encodes the following:
- the rsmH gene encoding 16S rRNA (cytosine(1402)-N(4))-methyltransferase RsmH, protein MSKSRHVPVMLQACLDMLAPALAEPGAVVVDCTLGLGGHSEALLTRFPDARLVALDRDKEALRLSGRRLAPFGERATLVHAVYDELPAVLDRLGLPRVQGVLFDLGVSSMQLDEADRGFAYAQDAPLDMRMDQTTGLSAAEVLNTYPAGELVRILRAYGEEKQAKRIVSAIVREREKEPFTNSARLVTLIRDALPQAAKRTGGNPAKRTFQALRIEVNGELAVLERAIPAAVKALAVGGRIAVLSYHSLEDRLVKQVLAAGAATTAPPGLPVVPERYQPRLKLLTRGAELPTEEEVAANRRAAPARLRGAERIREDAE, encoded by the coding sequence TTGAGCAAGAGCCGACACGTGCCCGTCATGCTCCAGGCATGTCTGGACATGCTGGCCCCGGCCCTCGCCGAGCCGGGGGCCGTGGTCGTCGACTGCACCCTGGGCCTCGGCGGCCACAGCGAGGCGCTGCTGACCCGCTTCCCCGACGCCCGGCTCGTGGCGCTCGACCGCGACAAGGAAGCGCTGCGGCTGTCCGGCCGGCGGCTCGCCCCTTTCGGGGAGCGCGCCACCCTGGTGCACGCGGTCTACGACGAACTGCCCGCCGTGCTCGACCGGCTGGGCCTGCCACGCGTCCAGGGCGTGCTCTTCGACCTCGGCGTCTCCTCCATGCAACTCGACGAGGCGGACCGGGGTTTCGCCTATGCGCAGGACGCCCCGCTGGACATGCGCATGGACCAGACGACGGGCCTGAGCGCCGCCGAGGTCCTCAACACCTATCCGGCGGGCGAACTCGTGCGGATCCTGCGGGCCTACGGCGAGGAGAAGCAGGCCAAGCGGATCGTGTCCGCGATCGTGCGGGAGCGCGAGAAGGAGCCCTTCACCAACAGCGCGCGGCTCGTGACGCTGATCCGCGACGCGCTGCCGCAGGCGGCCAAGCGCACCGGGGGCAACCCGGCCAAGCGCACCTTCCAGGCGCTGCGCATCGAGGTCAACGGGGAACTCGCCGTCCTGGAAAGGGCGATCCCCGCGGCCGTGAAGGCGCTGGCGGTCGGCGGCCGGATCGCCGTCCTCTCCTATCACTCGCTCGAGGACCGGCTGGTCAAGCAGGTACTCGCGGCCGGTGCCGCGACCACCGCGCCCCCCGGTCTGCCGGTCGTCCCCGAGCGCTATCAGCCCCGGCTCAAGCTTCTGACCCGCGGTGCCGAACTTCCCACCGAGGAGGAGGTCGCCGCGAACCGCCGAGCGGCCCCGGCACGCCTGCGCGGCGCCGAACGCATCCGCGAGGACGCCGAGTGA
- a CDS encoding DUF58 domain-containing protein — protein sequence MTHGGTARAPAEGGGGLRTTLAGLTTRGRSFLAAGVAAAICAYVLGQSDLLRVGLLLAALPLVCATVLHRTRYRVASSRRLSPAHVPAGSEARVHLRMDNVSRLPTGLLMLQDRVPYVLGPRPRFVLDRMEAGGRREVSYRVRSDLRGRYPLGPLQLRLTDPFGMCELTRSFSTYDTLTVVPRVEPLPPVRLTGEARGYGDGRERSLALAGDDDVIPRGYRHGDDLRRVHWRSTARHGELMVRREEQPQRARCTVLLDARGTAYPGSGPDSAFEWAVSGAASTLVHMLERGFSVRLLTDTGSSVPGAGSDGFAGASQETADAAGLMMDTLAVIDHSDGTRLSPAYDVLRGGHEGLLVAFFGDLDEEQAAVAAKMSRRSGGALAFVLDPRAWGGEPAEGPELSETGEERLRMLREAGWTALAVPPGASLTELWRTADRQRTRPGALSGAQGWS from the coding sequence ATGACGCACGGGGGGACGGCGCGCGCCCCGGCGGAGGGCGGGGGCGGGCTGCGCACCACGCTCGCCGGGCTGACCACGCGCGGACGCTCGTTCCTGGCCGCCGGTGTCGCGGCCGCGATCTGCGCCTATGTCCTCGGCCAGAGCGATCTGCTGCGGGTCGGTCTGCTGCTGGCGGCGCTGCCCCTGGTGTGCGCCACGGTGCTGCACCGCACCCGCTACCGGGTCGCGAGCAGCCGCAGGCTCTCCCCCGCGCATGTGCCCGCGGGCTCCGAGGCCCGGGTCCATCTGCGGATGGACAATGTCTCGCGGCTGCCCACCGGGCTGCTGATGCTCCAGGACCGGGTGCCGTATGTGCTCGGGCCGCGCCCGCGTTTCGTCCTGGACCGGATGGAGGCGGGCGGACGACGCGAGGTGTCCTACCGCGTCCGCTCCGATCTGCGCGGCCGCTACCCGCTGGGCCCGCTCCAGCTGCGTCTGACCGATCCGTTCGGCATGTGCGAACTGACCCGTTCCTTCTCCACCTACGACACCCTGACGGTCGTCCCGCGGGTGGAGCCGTTGCCCCCGGTGCGGCTCACGGGCGAGGCGAGGGGATACGGCGACGGGAGGGAACGCTCGCTGGCACTGGCCGGTGACGACGATGTGATCCCGCGCGGCTACCGGCACGGCGACGATCTGCGCCGGGTGCACTGGCGCTCCACCGCGCGCCACGGCGAGCTGATGGTGCGCCGCGAGGAACAGCCGCAGCGGGCCCGGTGCACGGTACTGCTCGACGCCCGGGGCACCGCCTACCCGGGGTCGGGACCCGACTCGGCCTTCGAGTGGGCGGTGTCGGGCGCGGCGTCCACGCTGGTGCACATGCTCGAACGCGGCTTCTCCGTAAGACTGTTGACCGATACGGGCAGTTCGGTTCCGGGAGCGGGCTCGGACGGGTTCGCCGGCGCCAGCCAGGAGACCGCGGACGCGGCGGGGCTGATGATGGACACGCTCGCGGTGATCGACCACTCGGACGGCACGCGCCTGTCCCCCGCCTATGACGTGCTGCGCGGCGGGCACGAGGGGCTGCTGGTGGCCTTCTTCGGCGATCTCGACGAGGAACAGGCCGCGGTGGCCGCGAAGATGAGCAGGCGCAGCGGGGGCGCGCTCGCCTTTGTGCTGGACCCGCGGGCCTGGGGAGGTGAACCGGCCGAGGGGCCGGAGTTGTCGGAGACGGGCGAGGAGCGGTTGCGGATGCTGCGTGAGGCGGGCTGGACCGCCCTGGCGGTGCCCCCGGGCGCCTCGTTGACGGAGCTGTGGCGGACCGCCGACCGGCAGCGCACCCGCCCGGGCGCCCTGAGCGGTGCGCAGGGGTGGTCATGA
- a CDS encoding methyltransferase, producing MSDPMRPRASLRTAVVWEVLKDALDRRVKATGRDVLDVLDTGGGSGNFAVPVARLGHRVTVVDPSPNALFALERRAGEAGVADRVQGVQGDAHGLFDVVERGGYDAVLCHGVLEYVDEPAEGVRNVVAALRPDGVLSLLAAGLGGAVLARALAGHFKEAKHALQDPNGRWGQSDPVPHRFSAEQLTGLVEDAGLRVAAVHGVRVFSDLVPGVLVDTEPGALEALLRLEAAAAEAPAFHSVATQLHVLGEPRDAAGA from the coding sequence GTGTCGGACCCGATGCGCCCCCGCGCCTCTCTCCGTACCGCCGTGGTCTGGGAGGTTCTCAAGGACGCCCTCGACCGCCGCGTCAAGGCCACGGGGCGGGACGTGCTGGACGTCCTCGACACCGGTGGCGGCAGCGGCAACTTCGCCGTGCCCGTCGCCCGCCTCGGTCACCGTGTCACCGTCGTCGACCCCAGCCCCAACGCCCTGTTCGCCCTGGAGCGCCGGGCCGGCGAGGCCGGGGTCGCCGACCGGGTCCAGGGCGTCCAGGGCGACGCCCATGGACTCTTCGACGTGGTCGAGCGCGGCGGCTACGACGCGGTGTTGTGCCACGGCGTCCTGGAGTATGTGGACGAGCCCGCCGAAGGCGTCCGCAACGTGGTCGCCGCGCTGCGCCCCGACGGCGTTCTCAGCCTGCTCGCCGCGGGGCTCGGTGGCGCCGTGCTCGCGCGGGCACTCGCCGGGCACTTCAAGGAGGCCAAGCACGCGCTCCAGGACCCGAACGGCCGCTGGGGACAGAGCGACCCCGTGCCGCACCGCTTCAGCGCCGAGCAGCTCACCGGGCTCGTCGAGGACGCGGGTCTGCGTGTCGCGGCCGTGCACGGCGTCCGGGTCTTCTCGGACCTGGTGCCCGGGGTCCTGGTGGACACCGAACCGGGCGCGCTGGAGGCGCTGCTCAGGCTGGAGGCCGCGGCGGCCGAGGCCCCCGCCTTCCACTCCGTGGCCACCCAGCTCCATGTGCTCGGCGAGCCCCGGGACGCGGCCGGGGCGTGA
- a CDS encoding phytoene desaturase family protein — protein sequence MARIAVIGAGTGAMAAAARLAVAGHRVVVYERTETYGGAVRRFTRDGFSFDTGPGLLPLPAVYRDLFVKTGKEPLEACVDLVQVDPSARHLFADGTEAPLPNASRAGVVSALDAALGAGAGGRWGDFLVRARETWDRARRPLLEEPLWPDWPVLGEREPYPAVPHKRLLRTRRAGTLAEIGAWELRDPRLAALLESDALAHGLDPRTTPASAAVLPYLEHAFGTWYVRGGMRELARALYERCLARRVEFVFGAEVTGIVEKDGRAAGVELSGGDGEGTVMAADHVVAGVAPAVLDRLVPGAAAVRAAGEVAPQGAMPSRLTVLLALRGGRPEGTAHRTVVHTTDREGELDRLFGPAPGIPSVPTVTVLRPDDPALVPDSGHEAVTLTVTVPSGQAVSASGVDRILDAAERAVPGLGERVLWREARTPADVAEETGAVGGAVPAPALAAAGGRLLHPSNSTRIPGLFTVGGWSHPGGGLPHAGMSGALVAGLIVEGPDFRGSQ from the coding sequence ATGGCACGGATCGCGGTGATCGGCGCCGGGACGGGCGCGATGGCGGCCGCCGCCCGGCTGGCCGTCGCGGGCCACCGGGTGGTGGTGTACGAACGGACGGAGACATATGGCGGCGCGGTGCGCCGTTTCACCCGGGACGGATTCTCCTTCGACACGGGACCGGGCCTGCTGCCGCTGCCCGCGGTGTACCGCGACCTGTTCGTCAAGACCGGCAAGGAGCCGCTGGAGGCCTGTGTCGATCTGGTCCAGGTGGACCCGTCGGCTCGGCATCTCTTCGCGGACGGCACCGAGGCCCCGCTGCCGAACGCGTCACGTGCCGGTGTCGTCTCCGCGCTGGACGCGGCGCTCGGCGCGGGCGCGGGCGGGCGCTGGGGGGACTTCCTGGTGCGGGCCCGGGAGACCTGGGACCGCGCCCGCCGACCGCTGCTGGAGGAGCCGCTGTGGCCCGACTGGCCCGTGCTCGGGGAGCGCGAGCCCTATCCGGCGGTGCCGCACAAGCGGCTGCTGCGCACGCGGCGGGCCGGCACGCTCGCCGAGATCGGCGCCTGGGAGCTGCGGGATCCGCGTCTGGCGGCGCTGCTGGAGAGCGATGCCCTGGCACACGGCCTGGACCCGCGGACCACTCCGGCGAGCGCGGCCGTGCTGCCGTATCTGGAGCATGCCTTCGGCACCTGGTACGTGCGCGGCGGGATGCGGGAGCTGGCGCGGGCCCTCTATGAGCGGTGCCTGGCCCGGAGGGTGGAGTTCGTCTTCGGCGCCGAGGTCACCGGGATCGTCGAGAAGGACGGCCGGGCGGCCGGGGTGGAGCTGTCCGGGGGCGACGGCGAGGGCACGGTGATGGCGGCGGACCATGTGGTGGCCGGGGTCGCGCCCGCCGTCCTGGACCGTCTGGTCCCGGGCGCGGCGGCCGTGCGGGCGGCGGGCGAGGTCGCACCGCAGGGCGCGATGCCCAGCCGGCTGACGGTGCTGCTGGCGCTGCGCGGCGGCCGGCCGGAGGGCACCGCGCACCGGACGGTGGTCCATACGACCGACCGCGAGGGCGAGCTGGACCGGCTCTTCGGCCCGGCCCCCGGGATCCCCTCCGTCCCCACGGTGACCGTGCTGCGCCCCGACGACCCCGCGCTGGTGCCCGACTCCGGACACGAGGCCGTGACGCTGACGGTCACGGTGCCCTCGGGACAGGCCGTGTCCGCGTCCGGTGTGGACCGGATCCTCGATGCCGCGGAGCGTGCGGTGCCGGGCCTCGGGGAGCGTGTGCTGTGGCGCGAGGCGCGCACCCCGGCCGATGTCGCCGAGGAGACCGGTGCGGTCGGCGGTGCGGTCCCGGCTCCGGCCCTGGCCGCGGCCGGCGGCCGTCTGCTGCACCCGTCCAACAGCACCCGGATACCGGGACTGTTCACGGTCGGCGGCTGGTCCCACCCCGGTGGCGGTCTCCCCCATGCCGGCATGTCGGGCGCCCTGGTGGCCGGGCTGATCGTGGAGGGACCGGACTTCCGGGGCTCGCAGTGA
- a CDS encoding AAA family ATPase, translated as MTTYDDRASLGNSPARAEPRVGDDLTATMERVRSSVEAVIEGKPEVVRLSLTVLLAEGHLLIEDVPGVGKTMLAKALARSIDCSVRRIQFTPDLLPSDITGVSIWDQQRRDFEFKPGAIFAQIVIGDEINRASPKTQSALLESLEERQVTIDGTTYELPSPFMVVATQNPVEMEGTYPLPEAQRDRFMARVSIGYPSADAELQMLDIHGGVNPLDDLQPVAHAHDILKLVEAVRNVHVAESVRRYAVDLVAATRTHPDLRLGASPRATLHLLRAARAAAALNGREYALPDDVQALAVAILAHRLLPTAQAQLNRRTAEQVVEEILQGTPVPTVAGQQSGLAVGGGYGRQQFRRP; from the coding sequence GTGACGACCTATGACGATCGGGCGAGCCTGGGGAATTCCCCCGCTCGAGCGGAGCCGAGGGTGGGCGATGATCTGACCGCCACCATGGAGCGCGTCCGCAGTTCGGTGGAAGCAGTGATCGAGGGCAAACCCGAGGTCGTGCGGCTTTCGCTGACGGTGCTGCTCGCCGAGGGACATCTTCTGATCGAGGATGTTCCCGGCGTCGGCAAGACGATGCTCGCCAAGGCGCTGGCCCGCTCCATCGACTGCTCGGTGCGGCGCATCCAGTTCACGCCCGATCTGCTGCCCTCGGACATCACCGGCGTCTCCATCTGGGACCAGCAGCGCCGGGACTTCGAGTTCAAGCCCGGCGCGATCTTCGCCCAGATCGTGATCGGTGACGAGATCAACCGCGCCTCGCCCAAGACCCAGTCCGCGCTCCTGGAGTCCCTGGAGGAGCGCCAGGTCACCATCGACGGCACCACCTATGAACTGCCCAGCCCCTTCATGGTGGTCGCCACCCAGAACCCGGTGGAGATGGAGGGCACCTATCCGCTGCCCGAGGCGCAGCGCGACCGTTTCATGGCCCGTGTCTCCATCGGCTACCCGAGCGCGGACGCCGAGCTGCAGATGCTGGACATCCACGGCGGGGTGAACCCGCTGGACGATCTCCAGCCGGTGGCGCACGCCCACGACATCCTGAAGCTGGTGGAGGCCGTCCGGAACGTCCATGTCGCGGAGTCGGTCCGGCGCTATGCGGTGGACCTGGTCGCCGCCACCCGCACCCACCCCGACCTCAGGCTCGGCGCCTCCCCGCGTGCCACGCTGCACCTGCTGCGCGCGGCCCGGGCCGCCGCCGCGCTGAACGGCCGGGAGTACGCGCTGCCCGACGATGTGCAGGCCCTGGCCGTGGCGATCCTGGCCCACCGTCTGCTGCCCACCGCCCAGGCCCAGCTCAACCGCCGTACGGCGGAGCAGGTCGTGGAGGAGATCCTCCAGGGCACCCCGGTGCCGACGGTCGCCGGACAGCAGTCCGGCCTCGCCGTGGGCGGCGGTTACGGCCGGCAGCAGTTCCGGAGGCCGTGA
- a CDS encoding SAV_6107 family HEPN domain-containing protein gives MAGHPTAAARRRRVTGPAPYPSSTGPASDVHPVPRRTTAPPAALGLLAQARAGLDEASTLGTPNERYATAHLAALRTAAAVLAARGRPEPTARRRARIRSAWEVLPEMAPELAEWSALFASGAARRARAEAGIPGAAGPRDADDLIRDVGMFLRLVERMLVLQPSLPPPRRKGSRELPDTG, from the coding sequence ATGGCCGGCCACCCCACAGCCGCCGCACGTCGGCGACGCGTCACCGGACCAGCCCCCTACCCCTCATCGACCGGACCGGCGAGCGATGTGCACCCCGTGCCTCGCCGGACCACGGCCCCGCCCGCCGCGCTCGGCCTGCTCGCCCAGGCCCGCGCCGGACTGGACGAGGCGTCCACCCTCGGGACGCCCAACGAGCGCTATGCCACGGCCCATCTGGCGGCCCTGCGCACCGCCGCCGCCGTGCTCGCGGCGCGCGGGCGCCCGGAGCCCACGGCGCGACGCCGCGCCAGGATCCGGAGCGCCTGGGAGGTGCTTCCGGAGATGGCGCCCGAACTCGCCGAGTGGAGTGCCCTGTTCGCCTCCGGTGCCGCCCGCAGGGCCCGCGCCGAGGCCGGCATACCGGGGGCGGCCGGTCCCCGTGACGCCGACGACCTGATCCGCGATGTGGGGATGTTCCTGAGGCTGGTGGAGCGGATGCTGGTGCTCCAGCCGTCGCTGCCGCCCCCGCGGCGGAAGGGGAGCAGGGAGCTGCCGGACACGGGCTGA
- a CDS encoding transglutaminase TgpA family protein encodes MSGRARLALCAATATLMAACALIPLVTPATWILQAAFLVAVQSGVGVLARRMPSARVLALGCQALVSLVLLTALFVHDESIAGFVPGPDAFARFGELLQSGVDDVGHYAAPAPLTPGIRLMVVGGVLVIGLLVDALAVTFRAAAPAGLPLLALYSVAAGLSDGGEDWLWFLVAGAGYLMLLLAEGRDRLSQWGRVFGGASRSPGVESGGAVAPVRAGRRIGVVALGLALAVPVALPSLPNGLLDSEGRVGGIGDGGTIRAVNPLVSLRDSLNVNEDRQVMVYRTDTDNTRDMYLRIVALDDFDGTTWKPAQRHVTSVPRTFPTPSGLAGDVRRAEIETRISAADWYAQNWLPMPYPATGVKLKGSWRYEPVGRTLVGDRGQNTRGLQYDVKSLIVQPTAEQLATAPEPPPTLKREFTKVPSSLPEDVARTARKVTKGASNRYEQAVRLQDYFAFDGGFTYSTQVKVGKGPSAISRFLENKEGFCVHFSFAMAAMARTLGIPARVAVGFTPGSPQADGSMAVGLRDAHAWPELYFEGVGWTRFEPTPNRGTTPAYARSDTPSTENPAATEPSGSSSTAPSAAPSVGESCSAVARKLEACPSQSSNSLTVSGGGGPPWYQTLGWTLLGLVLVAVPLVPMLWRLRSRARRLSSARHAPSASPQPWVRRRERGDGGRSAGIEMAVLPGEAPPAAVTEAAVDHTLAVWHELTDTAWDYGIAPDDALTPRKAAARIARLGRLDAPATAAVHRVADAVEQVLFAPQPRAQDRLADDVRTVRAALRSTADRRTRVRAVLAPRSALRAVWAAGERWAAFTARWSERRAALVRRLVPRPSDQRGG; translated from the coding sequence ATGAGCGGGCGGGCCCGGCTGGCGCTGTGCGCCGCGACGGCGACGCTGATGGCGGCGTGCGCCCTGATCCCGCTGGTGACCCCCGCGACCTGGATCCTCCAGGCGGCTTTCCTGGTGGCGGTGCAGTCCGGGGTGGGCGTACTGGCCCGGCGGATGCCGTCGGCTCGGGTGCTGGCCCTCGGATGTCAGGCGCTGGTCTCCCTGGTGCTGCTCACCGCGCTGTTCGTCCATGACGAGTCCATCGCCGGGTTCGTCCCGGGGCCCGACGCCTTCGCCCGCTTCGGGGAACTGCTGCAGTCGGGCGTGGACGACGTGGGGCACTATGCGGCCCCGGCGCCGCTGACACCGGGGATCCGGCTGATGGTCGTCGGCGGGGTGCTGGTGATCGGGCTGCTGGTGGACGCGCTGGCGGTGACGTTCCGCGCGGCGGCCCCGGCCGGGCTGCCGCTGCTCGCGCTGTACTCGGTGGCCGCGGGCCTCTCGGACGGCGGCGAGGACTGGCTGTGGTTCCTGGTCGCCGGGGCCGGCTATCTGATGCTGCTGCTGGCCGAGGGCCGCGACCGGCTCTCCCAGTGGGGCCGGGTCTTCGGCGGTGCCTCCCGCTCCCCGGGCGTGGAATCCGGCGGCGCCGTCGCCCCCGTCCGCGCCGGGCGGCGCATCGGTGTGGTCGCGCTGGGCCTCGCTCTGGCGGTGCCGGTCGCCCTGCCCTCGCTCCCGAACGGCCTGCTGGACTCCGAGGGCCGCGTCGGCGGCATCGGCGACGGCGGCACCATCCGGGCGGTGAACCCCCTGGTGTCGCTGCGCGACAGCCTCAATGTCAACGAGGACCGCCAGGTCATGGTGTACCGCACCGACACGGACAACACCCGGGACATGTATCTGCGGATCGTGGCCCTGGACGACTTCGACGGCACCACCTGGAAACCCGCCCAGCGTCATGTCACCAGCGTGCCCCGCACGTTCCCCACCCCGAGCGGCCTCGCGGGCGACGTGCGACGGGCCGAGATCGAGACGCGGATCTCGGCGGCGGACTGGTACGCCCAGAACTGGCTGCCGATGCCGTATCCGGCGACGGGCGTGAAGCTCAAGGGCAGCTGGCGGTACGAGCCGGTGGGCCGGACGCTGGTGGGCGACCGCGGGCAGAACACCCGTGGTCTGCAGTACGACGTCAAGAGCCTGATCGTGCAGCCGACCGCGGAGCAGCTGGCCACGGCTCCGGAGCCGCCGCCGACGCTGAAGCGCGAGTTCACCAAGGTGCCGTCGTCCCTGCCGGAGGACGTGGCCCGGACGGCCCGCAAGGTGACGAAGGGTGCCTCCAACCGCTACGAGCAGGCCGTCAGGCTCCAGGACTACTTCGCCTTCGACGGCGGCTTCACCTACAGCACCCAGGTGAAGGTCGGCAAGGGACCGAGCGCGATCAGCCGGTTCCTGGAGAACAAGGAGGGCTTCTGCGTCCACTTCTCCTTCGCGATGGCCGCCATGGCGCGAACCCTCGGCATACCGGCCCGGGTCGCGGTGGGCTTCACCCCGGGTTCGCCGCAGGCGGACGGTTCGATGGCGGTGGGCCTGCGGGACGCGCACGCCTGGCCCGAGCTGTACTTCGAGGGTGTGGGCTGGACCCGTTTCGAGCCGACCCCGAACCGCGGCACGACCCCGGCGTACGCCCGGTCGGACACGCCGAGCACGGAGAACCCGGCCGCCACGGAACCGTCGGGGTCCTCCTCCACGGCACCGTCCGCGGCCCCGTCGGTGGGTGAGAGCTGCTCGGCCGTCGCGCGCAAGCTGGAGGCGTGTCCGAGCCAGTCCTCGAACTCCCTGACGGTCTCCGGGGGCGGCGGTCCGCCCTGGTACCAGACCCTGGGGTGGACCCTGCTGGGGCTGGTGCTGGTCGCGGTGCCCCTGGTGCCGATGCTGTGGCGGCTGCGGAGCCGGGCGAGACGGCTGTCCTCCGCCCGGCACGCGCCGTCCGCCTCGCCGCAGCCGTGGGTACGCCGCCGGGAGCGTGGGGACGGCGGGCGGTCCGCCGGGATCGAGATGGCGGTCCTGCCGGGCGAGGCTCCCCCGGCCGCGGTGACCGAGGCGGCCGTGGACCACACCCTGGCCGTGTGGCACGAGCTCACGGACACGGCGTGGGACTACGGCATCGCACCCGATGACGCGCTGACCCCGCGGAAGGCCGCCGCGCGGATCGCGCGGCTCGGCCGGCTGGACGCACCGGCCACCGCGGCGGTGCACCGGGTCGCCGACGCGGTGGAACAGGTGCTGTTCGCCCCGCAGCCGCGCGCCCAGGACCGGCTGGCCGACGATGTCCGCACGGTGCGGGCGGCGCTGCGGTCCACGGCGGACCGCCGGACCCGGGTGCGCGCGGTCCTGGCACCGCGGTCGGCGCTGCGCGCGGTCTGGGCCGCCGGAGAGCGCTGGGCGGCCTTCACGGCTCGCTGGTCGGAACGCCGGGCCGCCCTGGTACGGCGCCTGGTACCACGACCGTCGGACCAGCGAGGCGGCTGA
- a CDS encoding septum formation initiator family protein, translated as MTRTPKLRGRAARLARLIPAARGGGAARTPFVLLVVLLLGGGLIGLLMLNSALSEGAFKIGDLQRGTKSLTDEEQALQRDVDAYSAPDALQRRAHELGMVPGGDPAFLDPDGSVKGVPSAAAEPASDSTAADPSAAGPASLRPPEVPGPSPTAPAAPSPAGGAGPTAGSPVPPSATPSATHSPAPSATHSPAASAAPTVTPSPRAPAVPRTIATTPPVHPSTTPGR; from the coding sequence GTGACCAGAACACCGAAGCTCAGAGGGCGGGCCGCCCGGCTCGCCCGGCTGATCCCCGCCGCCCGCGGCGGCGGCGCCGCCCGCACCCCCTTCGTCCTGCTGGTCGTCCTGTTGCTGGGCGGCGGACTCATCGGGCTCCTCATGCTGAACTCCGCGCTCAGCGAGGGCGCGTTCAAGATCGGTGACCTGCAGCGCGGGACCAAGAGCCTCACCGACGAGGAGCAGGCCCTCCAGCGGGACGTGGACGCCTACTCGGCCCCCGACGCCCTGCAGCGCCGCGCCCATGAACTCGGCATGGTCCCCGGCGGCGACCCCGCCTTCCTCGACCCCGACGGCAGCGTCAAGGGCGTCCCCTCGGCAGCCGCCGAGCCCGCCTCGGACAGCACCGCCGCCGACCCGTCGGCGGCCGGTCCCGCGTCGCTGCGCCCGCCCGAGGTGCCCGGCCCCTCCCCGACCGCGCCGGCGGCGCCGTCACCCGCGGGAGGCGCCGGACCGACGGCCGGCTCCCCGGTCCCGCCCTCCGCCACGCCCTCCGCCACGCACTCCCCGGCGCCCTCCGCCACGCACTCCCCGGCGGCCTCCGCCGCGCCCACGGTCACGCCCTCCCCGAGGGCCCCCGCCGTGCCCAGGACCATCGCCACCACCCCGCCCGTACATCCCTCCACGACCCCCGGCAGGTGA
- a CDS encoding DUF3040 domain-containing protein has translation MPLSEHEQRMLEQMERALYAEDPKFATALEGSGLRTYTRRRVYQAAVGFLVGIALLMAGMVAKQIWISVVGFLVMLGCAVLVVTGWRKAPKPGEQPAPGAQPGPRRQVRQRRSMMDRIEERWQRRRDEQGH, from the coding sequence GTGCCGCTCTCGGAGCACGAGCAGCGCATGCTCGAGCAGATGGAGCGAGCGCTGTACGCCGAAGATCCCAAGTTCGCGACAGCGCTTGAGGGAAGCGGGCTGCGTACCTACACCCGACGGCGGGTGTACCAGGCAGCCGTGGGCTTCCTGGTGGGTATTGCGCTGCTCATGGCCGGAATGGTCGCCAAGCAGATCTGGATCAGCGTGGTGGGATTCCTCGTCATGCTGGGGTGTGCGGTCCTCGTCGTGACGGGATGGCGCAAGGCTCCCAAGCCGGGTGAGCAGCCGGCGCCCGGCGCCCAGCCGGGACCTCGTCGACAGGTCCGGCAGCGGCGGTCGATGATGGACCGCATCGAAGAGCGCTGGCAGCGGCGCCGGGACGAACAGGGCCACTAG
- a CDS encoding beta-class carbonic anhydrase: protein MTTSASVPAGTESAVVGTVTDRLVEANGRYAAAFSDPGMDARPVLRVAVVACMDARLDLHAALGLELGDCHTIRNAGGVVTDDVIRSLTISQRALGTSSIVLIHHTGCGLESLTEDFRHDLEMEVGQRPAWAVEAFRDVEQDVRQSMQRVRTSPFLLHTGDVRGFVFDVKTGLLREIDPA, encoded by the coding sequence ATGACGACATCCGCATCCGTTCCCGCCGGCACCGAGAGCGCCGTGGTCGGCACCGTCACCGATCGCCTCGTGGAGGCCAACGGGCGGTACGCCGCCGCGTTCAGCGATCCCGGGATGGACGCCCGCCCCGTTCTCCGCGTCGCTGTGGTGGCCTGCATGGACGCCCGGCTCGACCTGCACGCCGCGCTCGGCCTCGAGCTGGGCGACTGCCACACCATCCGCAACGCGGGCGGCGTCGTCACCGACGACGTGATCCGCTCCCTGACCATCAGCCAGCGGGCGCTGGGCACCAGCAGCATCGTCCTCATCCACCACACCGGCTGCGGTCTTGAGTCCCTGACCGAGGATTTCCGGCACGACCTGGAGATGGAGGTCGGCCAGCGGCCCGCCTGGGCGGTCGAGGCCTTCCGCGACGTCGAACAGGACGTGCGGCAGTCGATGCAGCGGGTGCGCACCTCCCCCTTCCTGCTGCACACCGGCGATGTGCGGGGTTTTGTCTTCGATGTGAAGACGGGCCTGCTGCGGGAGATCGACCCCGCCTGA